GAAAGTTCAGAAGATGAATAAACAggattggaacaacatgagggtgagtgattCATAAACGACAGAATCGTCATTTTTAGGTGACCTAACTCTTTAACAGAGGTTCTCAAAGTGTGGGGAGGTCagcagaggaaaaaaaaataaagtggggcatgatttataaaaatgaGAACCCCTTTACCATTAAAGCAGCACATTTTGCAcgggcaagcaccactcacatttTCTTCAGAAATCCACCTAGTTCTATGTATTTTCTTGTAGAGACAGTAGAGAACTATGCGCGTCATAGGCAACAATTGCATTGTCTATCCCTTAGCATTGTTGCTAAACATAGTACAAAGCCTCTTAAGTTCGGTACGGCATAAGTTCCTTCCGTGAGCAGTATCCGCGAATTAGCATACAAAGACACTTACTTAAGAGAAAATCCCCATTGAGGTTTTTAATTCTGACTGAGCAATTACATGAGTGGCACAGGGAAAATTCAGGCTTGAGGCACTGAAGCCTCATTGTTTTTAACTCATCAGTGTATCAGAGCTTTCCATTGTGCTGACTACATTTCTGTCCATATTCATTGTTACTTTCAGCATCACATATTTGACCCTTCACCTCGCCACAGCCATGTGTGATATGGGTGGACTGGACAACCTGGTGGCCAACACAGCCTACCTGAAAGCACGGAGTGTAGATGACAAGGAGATGAGGAAAAGAAGACGTAGCCTAATTCTTCCCCATCTTGAAAACTGTACAGAGGTGCATGGAGCTATTCCCAAAGACTTTAAGGACATCTGTGAACAGCAGCCCATTGGGAAAACATGCTTCCGACAGTTCCTCTTAGCCTCCAATCCAGAATATCTTGCCGCTGCAGAATTCCTGGAGGAGTTGAATGACTGGAATTTGGCAGAGGCAGGTACTAAAGAAAAAGCCAGGCAGAATATCATTAACAAATTCTGCAAAGCTGACTCCAAAAGTTTCCTGGCTTATCTGACAGAGGACATGGCGGAGAAGTGTAACAGCGTCTCTGAGAATGACTTTGAGGAGGTGATGATGGGACAGGTGAAAGAAGCCACGCAAGAGTTTCTGAGAGGAAAACCTTTCGATGAGTATCAGACTAGTCCGTTCTTTGAGAGGTTTGTGCAGTGGAAGGAATTTGAGAAGCAGCCCATCTCTGATAAATACTTCTTTGAGTTCAGGACTTTGGGGAAAGGAGGATTTGGAGAGGTGAGTTTCTGCACATCTTACCTTGTCACAAACAAATCTACAGATGAAATATgacaaacacaacaacaacaacaacaaaaattctGCTTTAGCTGCAGGTTTGGGTATCAACCCACTTGACAGATTGTATAATTTGATAGCAAATGTTCAGTTTAATTCTAGTTAAAGTATAGTATATCAAGTCTTATGAATGTTTGTTATTAAATTCTTGTTTATAATGAAACTATTACCTTTCATTATACAATTTCACAAGTTCACatttacatataatttatagaGTGCTGTCCGGGGGGGGGAGGGCTTCGAGCATCGGACTTCGGTCCGAACCCAGAGTacatttggaagaatgtttgtatataagcagatattgagccccattgactaccatagtaagGGAAAAATACTAAGGTAGTCAATAGGGCTCAAAATCTTCTtatatacaaacattcttccaaatatcttcctttgtgttcagcagaaaaaagaaaTTCATGCTTGTTTGGAATGTCAAGTCCTGCCtaacatttttttcttgttcgagAAGATGTTTCATTTGGATATACATCTGCTTCTGCTTGTTGTCATGATGACTATGTTGCAAAATCTCCTATCCCAGTTCAATATGCAGATACAGTTAAGTAAGCTAAGTTAGGTTGATTTCACAGAATGTTGAATTGCATTGCTTTATTAGTTTCAAGCTGGCATGTCTACTGTCACCAATCTTACCTGTGGTGTGTATTCTTGCTGCCACATATTCTGTTTTacagcattattattattattattactattatttattttatttttattattattattattttagaattCAGCCCATATCTAGTCCATCATCCAATttcaaaaacagcaatatttctCTTTTAATGTGCTTTAAAACCTCTCTCTGTGCAGGTGTGTGCTGTTCAGGTAAAAAATACAGGTCAGATGTATGCCTGCAAGAAGCTGGACAAGAAACGCCTGAAGAAAAAAGGTGGGCAAAAGATGGCTCTACTGGAGAAAAAAATCTTGGAGAAGGCGAACAGCCTGTTTCTGGTGAACCTGGCCTACGCATTTGACACAAAGACCCACCTGTGTCTGGTCATGACTCTGATGAATGGAGGAGATCTGAAGTACCACATTTATCACATTGGAGAGAATGGTATTGAGATGGAGCGAATCATTTACTACACAGCTCAGATCACAACTGGTATCCTCCACCTACATGCTATGAATATTGTTTACCGTGACATGAAGCCAGAGAACGTCCTACTGGACAGTCAGGGCCAGTGCAGGTTGTCAGACCTTGGCCTAGCTGTGGAAATACCAATTGGGAAAACTATCTCTCAGAAGGTAAGGACAGGAAGATAAGACTGcttttatgaataaaaaaaagtatcctcatgtaaaatgttctttttaacAACAAACTGTTTTTCTGGGGAGGTGTAAactcagggtattctcacaaaaatgcgtataaatagtacgagtgtgcaatgtcgtggaatgtatacgccaaaactcattttagcgtgtctatggcacgctgtttttcgcgtgcatatgatacgcattttatggcgtattatacatacgaaccccccaccccaccaccctaaacctacccaagcgcgtgtcatatatacgccataaagtgcgtatcatatgcacgcgaaaaacagcgtatcatatgcacgccaaaatgagttttggcatatacattccacgacattgcacactcgtactatttatacgcatttatgtgtgatcagGTTGGTAAACTAGTGGTTAATCTGGGCTTGTAGATGAAAAATTTGAGAACTGAACTCCCCATGCATACAGTATATATGGGCACTTGAAAAGGTAGCTGCTGAACACTTGAGTCCTAAAAAGTCccaataatcataaatgtgtggtTAGAGCTTTGCAAAGTACTTATTGATACTAACCCTTCAGAAGGGATAGCCAACGTTGCTCCTGGAGAGCGACCTTCCTGTTGACTTCAGTTCCAACTTCCAACCCTGCTTCAACAGCCCTGCTTGTCATTTTCAGTAACCCTGAACACCTTGATTAACTGGATCAGGTGCGTTTGATTGCAGTTGGATCTGTACTCCAGGGTAGCTGTCCAGAAGCTGGGTTGGCTACACCTGCCCTAAAGCAATATTTTCCAACCCTGTTCCTGGAGGCTCTCCATCAACACAATTTTGAGCAGGATTTGAACCAGCATCAACTGGCATGGTAGACGGGAATACTAACAAACACACTAAAGAGCCTCTACCCTCATTTGCTAGTGCACATTGAGGTCGGGACAGTGAGGTTTATCTGCACAGCtcttactagctggcctcctTTACACCAGCATTACACATTCTGAATGTCTCCTTTATCTGACCCATCCATCTATGGAGTCTCCATTAACAAACTGATAAGATGTGCTTGATTAGAAAGAGTTTGAAAATgtgttacactgcaaaaaaaaaaaaaaaaaaaaaaaaaaaaaatagttggtttaacttaaaaagtaagtaacctggttgccttaaaattttaagttcattgaaattaaaaaattgagttgatacaatgaaggacgtgtttaataaatagaaactctaaatattattgtatctgaatcacataaaaatgtgataaatcatgaaaatagcacaaatggcatgtttcactgcgtcatcacaaataaaatcacaaatgaaacacacacacttacccaatatgcttacaaaatcttttaataatatttgcataaaggttgtcgattttCAAAAGTTCATTTcattaactcacatttttaatttcagttaactcaaaatgttaaggcaaccaggtaacttattttttaaatcattttttacagtgtagctgcATCCAAAATCAAATGTACATACGTTGCGATGTTCTATATAGTTTGAATGTGTGTAGTATCAATGCAATCAGGACATACTACATTTGGCATGTTGCATTGCCATGTGACCTATCAGCATCAGATGTGTCACTTAACTGCATTCACAAAACCTCTTTCATGGCCTCATGTGACAGTAATGTCCATCACACTTCAAAATCTTATCAGAAGTAGTAGGACATTCaagaacattttgtcctctgtttcacaaaattctgtcataataaGTTTGGAATTTATAACTAGATTTGATAACATTAATAAAGTACTATCACTCAGTTTTGGTGTACCTTATAAATAAcacataattataaaataattaaccCATGAAATGCATCCAACCATTTTCCAAACCACTTGTCCTACGTAGAGCTGCGGGAATGCCTCACTGTCTCGGGCTGTAGCCAGGTAACAATTTAAAAGGATGGACAGTTTTTCGCAGGACAACCATGAGATGTCTCATGAAAATTTTATGATATTCCTAtgacattaaaattaaatgttttattttacaatgttaTTATATTAGACATTTAAATCTACCAAATAATTTTACTATGTTCAGTATCCTATTAACTGTATCTTGAGGTACAACTTTGACTctgatacttaaaaaaaaacttaactaAATTTTCCAAATGGCAAAATGAGGACATTTTGGACTATTTCATTATTAACAAATATTTTAGCCAGGGTTACCAAAAAGAAAACCTTGACTTTATGATGCTAATCACAGTATTACCCAAAGCTACCATCTTAGTTGGCACAAGGACTTTAATATCCCTGGATATCCAGGTTAAATGCAAAGAGACTGTTATTGTGTCTGTAACTTGTTTCTGGATTCTCTTTAAATAAAATAGGATTGAAATAGTATTTTAATGAGGATGAAGAAAAGGTCATAGTGTTTGTAACAGGATAGATGTCTTTAAATATGATTTGGAATGCTTTTTCAGGTGGATTCAAGAAGGCTGAATGGTTTTCCTCATAACCCCTCTTGTTGTCTTTTCCATCGTAGGCTGGCACTAAGGGGTATATGGCGCCAGAGATCCTGAAGCAGGAACCATATCGTACGTCAGTGGACTGGTGGGCCTTGGGCTGTAGTATCTATGAGATGGTGGCCGGCCGTCTGCCGTTTAGAGATCACAAAGAGAAGGTTACTAAAGAAGAGATAGTAAGGAGAACTCTACAAGACGAGTGCAAATTTGAACACAAAAATTTTGACGCTCCATCCAAGGACATCATCAGTCTTTTTCTGAAAAAGAACATTGAAGACCGCCTCGGCTGCAAGTAAGTGGCAGCGTTTCTGTGTTTCATGGCAAGAGGACGCACTGTTTCCACTCTAGGTCATTATTAGGACATGGTCAGTCCAACTCTGCCCTCCGCGTGCCAACAGAGGAGCAGAAGTTTTACTCTGTCAGCAAATTTAAGTCAGTGTGGCAGCAAATCGAAGAAACAGGCCAGCCTTTCTAAGTAAGAGCAGTGGGTTTGGAGCCTCAGCACTGGGTTTGGATGGAGCAAAGCATGAATGTTAAAACAAAATAGCTTTAAGTCTTTTTTCATTCTGTGGGTGAAGACACCAAAAGATTTAATACCAGCTTCATTGCTCATaggtttaaattacattttaacatataaTACTATTACCAATGTCAGTTGCTGAAACTATTTCAACCTattaaatttttatttgaatCCTGTTAAAGGAACAGTTTCACCCATAAGTGAAAAATGTATCTTTATTTACTCAGCCTAATGGCAATCCAAATCCAATTTTTGCCATGGAACACAGAAGAAGAATCTTTATGCAGCTTCTGTCACATCTATCAAAAATATACCATAAAATCGAATCAAAATAAGCCAATGTGACGCTTTTGAGTCTTCTGAAGTAATTGTTTTGAGTGGGGAACAGACTGAAATTGAAGTTATTATTTACTGACAATCTTCAGCTCTCAAATCAAACATGGCATTGTCAGGTGTGTCACATCAGATTTAAACTCAATGGGTTTAGTTACAAGGCCTGCAAAACCCAATGACCTTTGATGTATTCGATGTCCAACCTGCAATATTGGATCCATGTTTGATCTAATTTGATTAGATGTTTGTTGCATGGCTTCAAAAACTCATACTGGGATAAATAGGGGGCTTAGtggttatatataaaaatatatataaacgcATATCAACATGCAGTTTTGTAATCGCATAATGCTATATATATGAGTATATAGGGgcgaattatttatttaaaaagctgctattatgctattttaaaagctcctaatttagttttggaggtctcctacaacaggtttacatggaTGAAAGGTCAAAAACAGTTAAAGTTTTTCATAATGTACATTGCACATCGTATTTTTGAATGATTCTCAAACAACTCAACAGGTGAATAATTttctctaaatccctcctttccatGAGCTTACTCTGCTCTGCTGATTGGCcagatggtccagtctgttTTGATTGGTCTACCACTTACAGCATGTGTAGTAAAACataacgtctcaggttacgtatgtaaccctagttccctgagggaacgagacgctgcgtcgaaacgctgtgagaacgcctctgcgttaatgcgtcgtgaagcgcctgtagaaccattccatcggaaaaaagatcgatcgtcggcgtgatgacgtcatcgaccggaagctataaaacgtccgtgaaaacaaacaggaactaacttctgataaagcctgaagtaagtgatcacggacacgccgggagtatggcagagcgacgcagcgtctcgttccctcagggaactagggttacatacgtaacctgagacgttccctttcggggaactcgagctgcgtcgaaacgctgtgagaacgcttatacccacatcgccataggaccaagtgtctcgtatgtgtgaaaccgaagcgcacacggttacgagagaacctgtgcccctactgtagatgccaggtctagctcgtagaacctgacgaaggtagaaggagacgaccatccggccgcgttacatatatcatggagggaagcccccgacaaaagtgctttagaagcagccatacccctggtagaatgtgcccggacagccaaaggagatggctgcccggttgcttcataagcaagtgaaatggcctcggccacccacttgctcatcctctgcttggatacaggagcccccttcttagggggtccgaagcaaacaaacaattgttcagtttttctccacagggcagctctgtggacataagtatccagtgccctcaccggacacagcagatttaatctttcctggtctgacgtcaagaatggaggaggacagaaggcttgtagagtgatggggccccgtgggctcgtaggaaccttggggacataacccggcctgggatgcagaaatgctttcaccatcccaggcgcgaactctagacatgagggccctactgacagggactgaatatctcctatccttttaagagatgaaatggccaaaaggaagatagttttcagggtgaggaacttatccgaaacctcctccagaggttcgaacggaggtccggacaagcccctcaaaacaatggccaagtcccatgccgggaccctcgagtgcataactggcctcaaccttaatgtgccacgaaggaagcgtgtaattagagggtgtcttcccaaagacactccactgcaagggacgtggacagcacccaaggccgccacgtacaccttaagtgtggagggggtcaaccctgcagagaacctttcctgcaggaactccagcactgtaccaaccgggcagttaactggatcccactggcgttctctgcaccaagctgagaaaagtctccatttcaaagcgtacagcttcctcgtggacggagctctggagtgaaggatggtctctacgacctcggccgagagaccctcctctatgagcctagccccctcagaggccaggcccacagtttccacatctccgggcgtgggtgcaggaatctcccgcccgcctgagagagtagatccctcctggtcggaatctccatcggagagccttccaggagagatatcaggtccgaaaaccatactcgggtcggccagttcggggccactaggagtacctgggccccgtcccggcgtaccctctccagaactcctggaagcagaacaatcggggggaaggcgtacagaggcagcctcggccactcctgtaccatggcatccagccccagcggggccggatgggtcagagaaaaccaccgcgggcagtgagagttctccg
The nucleotide sequence above comes from Pseudorasbora parva isolate DD20220531a chromosome 16, ASM2467924v1, whole genome shotgun sequence. Encoded proteins:
- the grk7b gene encoding rhodopsin kinase grk7-b isoform X6; its protein translation is MCDMGGLDNLVANTAYLKARSVDDKEMRKRRRSLILPHLENCTEVHGAIPKDFKDICEQQPIGKTCFRQFLLASNPEYLAAAEFLEELNDWNLAEAGTKEKARQNIINKFCKADSKSFLAYLTEDMAEKCNSVSENDFEEVMMGQVKEATQEFLRGKPFDEYQTSPFFERFVQWKEFEKQPISDKYFFEFRTLGKGGFGEVCAVQVKNTGQMYACKKLDKKRLKKKGGQKMALLEKKILEKANSLFLVNLAYAFDTKTHLCLVMTLMNGGDLKYHIYHIGENGIEMERIIYYTAQITTGILHLHAMNIVYRDMKPENVLLDSQGQCRLSDLGLAVEIPIGKTISQKAGTKGYMAPEILKQEPYRTSVDWWALGCSIYEMVAGRLPFRDHKEKVTKEEIVRRTLQDECKFEHKNFDAPSKDIISLFLKKNIEDRLGCNGDDPRKHEFFKSINIPRLEAGLITPPWVPKPNVVYAKDTGDIRVFSEVKGVEFDANDEKFFKEFSTGAVPITWQQEMIDSGLFDELNDPNRKTLSAGLDDDDNDEQKSKSCTLL
- the grk7b gene encoding rhodopsin kinase grk7-b isoform X3, producing the protein MCDMGGLDNLVANTAYLKARSVDDKEMRKRRRSLILPHLENCTEVHGAIPKDFKDICEQQPIGKTCFRQFLLASNPEYLAAAEFLEELNDWNLAEAGTKEKARQNIINKFCKADSKSFLAYLTEDMAEKCNSVSENDFEEVMMGQVKEATQEFLRGKPFDEYQTSPFFERFVQWKEFEKQPISDKYFFEFRTLGKGGFGEVCAVQVKNTGQMYACKKLDKKRLKKKGGQKMALLEKKILEKANSLFLVNLAYAFDTKTHLCLVMTLMNGGDLKYHIYHIGENGIEMERIIYYTAQITTGILHLHAMNIVYRDMKPENVLLDSQGQCRLSDLGLAVEIPIGKTISQKAGTKGYMAPEILKQEPYRTSVDWWALGCSIYEMVAGRLPFRDHKEKVTKEEIVRRTLQDECKFEHKNFDAPSKDIISLFLKKNIEDRLGCKNFLDDPRKHEFFKSINIPRLEAGLITPPWVPKPNVVYAKDTGDIRVFSEVKGVEFDANDEKFFKEFSTGAVPITWQQEMIDSGLFDELNDPNRKTLSAGLDDDDNDEQKSKSCTLL
- the grk7b gene encoding rhodopsin kinase grk7-b isoform X2, which gives rise to MCDMGGLDNLVANTAYLKARSVDDKEMRKRRRSLILPHLENCTEVHGAIPKDFKDICEQQPIGKTCFRQFLLASNPEYLAAAEFLEELNDWNLAEAGTKEKARQNIINKFCKADSKSFLAYLTEDMAEKCNSVSENDFEEVMMGQVKEATQEFLRGKPFDEYQTSPFFERFVQWKEFEKQPISDKYFFEFRTLGKGGFGEVCAVQVKNTGQMYACKKLDKKRLKKKGGQKMALLEKKILEKANSLFLVNLAYAFDTKTHLCLVMTLMNGGDLKYHIYHIGENGIEMERIIYYTAQITTGILHLHAMNIVYRDMKPENVLLDSQGQCRLSDLGLAVEIPIGKTISQKAGTKGYMAPEILKQEPYRTSVDWWALGCSIYEMVAGRLPFRDHKEKVTKEEIVRRTLQDECKFEHKNFDAPSKDIISLFLKKNIEDRLGCNQEGCAGPRKHEFFKSINIPRLEAGLITPPWVPKPNVVYAKDTGDIRVFSEVKGVEFDANDEKFFKEFSTGAVPITWQQEMIDSGLFDELNDPNRKTLSAGLDDDDNDEQKSKSCTLL
- the grk7b gene encoding rhodopsin kinase grk7-b isoform X5; the protein is MCDMGGLDNLVANTAYLKARSVDDKEMRKRRRSLILPHLENCTEVHGAIPKDFKDICEQQPIGKTCFRQFLLASNPEYLAAAEFLEELNDWNLAEAGTKEKARQNIINKFCKADSKSFLAYLTEDMAEKCNSVSENDFEEVMMGQVKEATQEFLRGKPFDEYQTSPFFERFVQWKEFEKQPISDKYFFEFRTLGKGGFGEVCAVQVKNTGQMYACKKLDKKRLKKKGGQKMALLEKKILEKANSLFLVNLAYAFDTKTHLCLVMTLMNGGDLKYHIYHIGENGIEMERIIYYTAQITTGILHLHAMNIVYRDMKPENVLLDSQGQCRLSDLGLAVEIPIGKTISQKAGTKGYMAPEILKQEPYRTSVDWWALGCSIYEMVAGRLPFRDHKEKVTKEEIVRRTLQDECKFEHKNFDAPSKDIISLFLKKNIEDRLGCKGDDPRKHEFFKSINIPRLEAGLITPPWVPKPNVVYAKDTGDIRVFSEVKGVEFDANDEKFFKEFSTGAVPITWQQEMIDSGLFDELNDPNRKTLSAGLDDDDNDEQKSKSCTLL
- the grk7b gene encoding rhodopsin kinase grk7-b isoform X1 — protein: MCDMGGLDNLVANTAYLKARSVDDKEMRKRRRSLILPHLENCTEVHGAIPKDFKDICEQQPIGKTCFRQFLLASNPEYLAAAEFLEELNDWNLAEAGTKEKARQNIINKFCKADSKSFLAYLTEDMAEKCNSVSENDFEEVMMGQVKEATQEFLRGKPFDEYQTSPFFERFVQWKEFEKQPISDKYFFEFRTLGKGGFGEVCAVQVKNTGQMYACKKLDKKRLKKKGGQKMALLEKKILEKANSLFLVNLAYAFDTKTHLCLVMTLMNGGDLKYHIYHIGENGIEMERIIYYTAQITTGILHLHAMNIVYRDMKPENVLLDSQGQCRLSDLGLAVEIPIGKTISQKAGTKGYMAPEILKQEPYRTSVDWWALGCSIYEMVAGRLPFRDHKEKVTKEEIVRRTLQDECKFEHKNFDAPSKDIISLFLKKNIEDRLGCKDDPRKHEFFKSINIPRLEAGLITPPWVPKPNVVYAKDTGDIRVFSEVKGVEFDANDEKFFKEFSTGAVPITWQQEMIDSGLFDELNDPNRKTLSAGLDDDDNDEQKSKSCTLL
- the grk7b gene encoding rhodopsin kinase grk7-b isoform X4 produces the protein MCDMGGLDNLVANTAYLKARSVDDKEMRKRRRSLILPHLENCTEVHGAIPKDFKDICEQQPIGKTCFRQFLLASNPEYLAAAEFLEELNDWNLAEAGTKEKARQNIINKFCKADSKSFLAYLTEDMAEKCNSVSENDFEEVMMGQVKEATQEFLRGKPFDEYQTSPFFERFVQWKEFEKQPISDKYFFEFRTLGKGGFGEVCAVQVKNTGQMYACKKLDKKRLKKKGGQKMALLEKKILEKANSLFLVNLAYAFDTKTHLCLVMTLMNGGDLKYHIYHIGENGIEMERIIYYTAQITTGILHLHAMNIVYRDMKPENVLLDSQGQCRLSDLGLAVEIPIGKTISQKAGTKGYMAPEILKQEPYRTSVDWWALGCSIYEMVAGRLPFRDHKEKVTKEEIVRRTLQDECKFEHKNFDAPSKDIISLFLKKNIEDRLGCKRQDDPRKHEFFKSINIPRLEAGLITPPWVPKPNVVYAKDTGDIRVFSEVKGVEFDANDEKFFKEFSTGAVPITWQQEMIDSGLFDELNDPNRKTLSAGLDDDDNDEQKSKSCTLL